The Lysobacter luteus genome contains the following window.
TACTTCCACATCCACTGGTAGCCGGTGACCTTGACGGTCATCTCGGCGTCCCGGGTGTCGTACATCGCGATCAGCTTGGTCGTTGCCGGCGCCGCCATCAGCACCAGCAGCACCACCGGGATCACGGTCCAGAGGATCTCCAGCCGGGTGCTGTGAGTGAAGTCGCGGTCCGCCACGGCGCCCTTGGACTTGCGGAACTTGAACATGGCGACGGCCATCGCGCCGAACACCAGCACGCCGATCGCCACGCAGATCCACAACGCCAGCATGTGCGCGTCGTAGGCGTTGTTGGACAGGTGGGTCACGCCACGCCCCATGTTGAGCTGCCAACGCTCGGGGTCGGCGCTCTGTGCGAATGCGAGGACCGGCGTCGCCATCGCGGCCACGCCCATTGCCCACTGCTTGAAACGACCGGCTTTCATCACTTCGAGCCCCAGAATCACTTGATTGACATGTGTTTGCATCGTGCTCCGCGGGCTGCCACTCCCGGCGCCCGTGCCCTTCGGGCATGGATCGACCGCGGAGAGGTGGCTGGCGAGCCCGCGCAGGGCCCCGCGCTTCGCGACCTGGAACGGCGCTCGGCGCAACGGATAACCCATGAATCGTAACCGTGGCGCGGGGAAGCGGCAAGCTGACGCCCATCACACGACGTCTCCCGGAGGCCTTGACGCAAGTCAAGATCGGCGTTCCGGCGGGGCTCGGGGCGGTTGCGAAACGCCACGTGATGCAAAGCTCCAGTACACGCGCGCGGTACCGTCGCCGGCCTTAGACTAGCGCGTCCCCACCCTCCCTCCCCTGGCCCGATGGACAATCCCTCCCCCGTTTCCGGCGGCCGACCGGCCGCTGGCGCTTCCGTCCGCAAGCTGGTTAGCCCCGAGCTCCCGGCGTTGCCGGCCGGCCCGCGCGCCGCCATCACCGCCGGCTGGGTCCGCGACGAGGCCGCGCACGTCCGCAGCCTGCTCGAGCAGGCGCGCCTACCGGAGGCCGAGCAGGCCGCGGCACAGGCGGTCGCGGCCGACATGGTCACCCGGGTCCGCGCGCGCGCGCAGGACCAGGGCGCCATCGAAGCCTTCATGCGCCAGTACGACCTCGGCAGCGAGGAGGGCGTGCTGCTGATGTGCGTTGCCGAGGCGCTGCTGCGCATCCCCGACGAGGAAACCACCGACAAGCTCATCCGCGACAAGCTCGGCGAGGCCGACTGGAAGCGCCACATGGGCAAGTCCGACTCGGTGCTGGTCAACGCGTCGACGTGGGGCCTGATGCTGACCGGCCACCTGGTCGATCTGGCCGACGAAACCAGGCGCGACGCGCACAACGCCTTCAAGCGCCTGGTCGGGCGTGTCGGCGAACCGGTGATCCGGCTGGCCGTGCGCCAGGCGATGAAGATCATGGGCCACCAGTTCGTCATGGGCAGGACCATCGGCGAGGCGCTGGCGCGGTCCCGCAAAGGCGTCAATGCAAGCTACCGCTACTCGTACGACATGCTCGGCGAGGCCGCGCTGACCGAGGCAGACGCGCAGCGCTACCTGCAGGCCTACCGCGACGCGATCGCGGCGATCGGCAGCAGCGGCGACTTCCACAGCGCCGACGTGTTCGGCACGCCCAGCATCTCAGTAAAGCTGTCGGCGCTGCACCCGCGTTACGAACACGCCAAGCGTGCCCGCGTGCTGGCCGAGCTGACGCCGCGCGTGCTCGAACTGGCGCAGCTGGCCAAGCAACACGGCATCGGGTTCACCGTCGATGCCGAGGAAGCCGATCGGCTGGAACTGTCGCTGGACGTGTTCGCCGGCGCCTACGCCGACGGGTCGCTTGACGGCTGGGAAGGCTGCGGCCTGGCTGTGCAGGCCTACCAGAAGCGCGCGCCGGAGGTGATCGACTTCATCGCCCACCTCGCCCGCCAGCACGGCCGCCGGATCCCGGTGCGGCTGGTCAAGGGTGCGTACTGGGATACCGAGATCAAGCGCGCGCAGGTCGACTGCCATCCCGGCTATCCGGTGTTTACCCGCAAGCCGAACACCGACGTGTCCTACCTCGCCAACGCGCGCCGCATGCTTGATGCCGCGGACGCGATCTACCCGATGTTCGCCACCCACAACGCACAGACCATCGCCACCGTGCACCGGATGTCGCGCCTGGGTGGCAAGCGCGTGGAGTTCGAGTTCCAGAAGCTGCACGGCATGGGCGACGACCTCTACGCCGAGGTGATCCCGGCCGACCGCCTCGACGTGCCGTGCCGCGTGTACGCACCGGTCGGCAGCCACGAGGACCTGCTGCCGTACCTGGTCCGCCGGCTGCTGGAGAACGGCGCCAATTCCAGTTTCGTCAACCGCATCACCGACGAGGACGTCGCGATCGACGACCTGATCCGGGACCCGGTGCAGACCGTGTCCGGCTTCGAAACCATCCCGCATCCCCGCATCCCGCTGCCGGTCGACGTGTACCGCAGCTTCGCCGGTTCGATGCAGTACTGCGACAGGAGCAACTCCATGGGCGTCAACCTCGCCGACGACGACCGGCTGCGCACGCTGGCCCAACAGATCAACGCCGCGGTGCGCGACGACTGGTTCGCCGAGCCGCTGGTGCCGGGGGCCACGCCAGCCGGCGAGTGGCTGCAGGTGACCAACCCGGCCGACCGCCGCGAGGTTGTCGGCCGCTGGCTGCCGGCCGACAGCGCGACGGTCGAGCGCGCGGTGGTCAATGCCGTCGCCGCGCAGCCCAAGTGGGATGCGACCCCGGCCGCGAGCCGCGCGGCGATCCTCGAGCACGCCGCCAACCTGCTCGAATCGCGGATGGCCGAGTTCATCGCGATGTGCACCAAGGACGCCGGCAAGACCATCCCCGACGGCGTCGGCGAAGTGCGCGAGGCGGTCGACTTCCTGCGCTATTACGCGTGCCAGGCGCGGAAGCTGTTCACCGTCGAGGCGCTGCCCTCGCCGACCGGCGAGACCAACACGCTGCAGTTGCATGGCCGCGGCGCATTCGTCTGCATCAGCCCCTGGAACTTCCCGCTGGCCATCTACATCGGCCAGGTTGCCGCGGCACTGGCGACCGGCAACAGCGTGATCGCCAAGCCGGCCGAGCAGACCAACCTGGTGGGCTACGCCGCGACCCGCCTGTTGCACGAGGCCGGCGTGCCGGAGGACGTGCTGCAGTTCCTGCCCGGCGACGGCCTGACGGTCGGTGCCGCGCTCACCAAGGATCCGCGCATCGCCGGCGTCGCCTTCACCGGCTCCAACGAGACCGCGAACGCGATCAACCGCGCACTGGCATCGCGCGATGGCGCGATCGGCGTTCTGATCGCCGAGACGGGTGGCCAGAACGCCCTGATCGCCGACTCTTCGGCGCTGCCCGAGCAGCTGGTCAAGGACGCGATGAGCTCGGCTTTCACCTCGGCCGGCCAGCGCTGCTCGGCCGCGCGCGTGCTGTTCGTGCAGGAAGACATCGCCGACAAGGTGGTCACCATGCTGGCCGGCGCGATGGCCGAACTGAAGGTCGGCGACCCGGGGCTGCTGTCGACCGACGTCGGTCCGGTGATCGACGAGGACGCGCTGAAGACCCTGCACGCCCACGCCGAGCGCATGGACCGCGAGGCAAGTCCGATCGCGACCGTCGCGATGGGCGAGGACACCGCGCACGGCAGTTTCTTCGCGCCGCGCGCGTACGCGCTGCGCTCGCTCGACCAGCTCGAGCGGGAAGTGTTCGGCCCGGTGCTGCACGTGATCCGCTGGAAGGCGGGCGAGCTAGACAAGGTCATCGACGCGGTCAACTCGACCGGTTACGGGCTGACGCTCGGCGTGCACTCGCGCATCGACGAGACGGTCGAGAAGATCGCCGCGCGGATCAAGGTCGGCAACTGCTACGTCAACCGCAACCAGGTCGGCGCGGTGGTCGGCGTGCAACCGTTCGGCGGCCAGGGCCTTTCGGGTACCGGTCCGAAGGCCGGCGGGCCGCACTACCTGCCGCGGTTCACTACCGAGAAGACGATCACCATCAATACCACCGCCTCCGGTGGCAACGCCTCGCTGCTGACGCTGGGCGAGTAGTCGTAAGGTAGCTTCGCTCCCGCGCCGGCGCCGTCCCACTGCGGGCGGCGCCCATGAAAAAGCCCCGCCGGAGCGGGGCTTTTTCGTTCTGCATGGTGCGATCGATCAGAACTTGTACTGCGCCGCGACGCCGAACAGGTTCGCGTGGCCCTCGAACTCGCCGACCAGCACGCTGCCGCTGCTGGACACCGACTCGACGGTCGGGGAGTCGATCTCGATGCGCATGTAGGCCGCATCGATGCTCAGGTTCGGCGAGGCGTGCCAGGTCAGGCCGACCGTGTACAGCTGGCGGTCGTTGTCGGGCAGGCGCGGGGTGCGGTGCTCGTCATTGGTCGGGGTCTCGTCGACCGCCGCACCGGCGCGCAGGGTGAACGCCTCGTTGAGGTCGTACTCGCCACCCAGGGCGACCATCGTGGAGTCTTCCCACTGGAACTGCTCGCTGGCGATCGGGGTCCCGTTGGAACGCTCGATGTTGACCGCCTGCAGCGACTCCCAGCCGGTGCGTTGGATGTCGGCCATCATCCGGAACGAGTCCGTGAAGTCGTACTGCACGCTCAGGGTGTCGACGCTCGGGGTGGTCAGCTTGGCGCCGCCGGGGCCGTCGGCGTAGGCCACCGCCATCGGACCCATCGCCGCGACGACCGCCGCCGGGACGGTGAAGTCGACGTCGCCGTCGATCTCGTGGTCGATCTCGGAGTGGTGCGAGTAGCCGATCGCCAGGCGCTCGGTCGGACGGAACTGGAAGCCGAGCAGCCAGCCCAGGCCGTTGTCGGTGCCGCTGACTTCGACGAAGCCGTCGTTCTTCTGCGGGCCGAACGGCGCGTTGACCGGGTCGGGCGTGATGCACGCGGCGATGTTGACGCGGCAGATGCCCGAGCCGAAGTCGACTGCGTTGGACAGCGTCACGTCGGCGTGCTGGTAGATCAGGCCGACGCCGACCGAGAAGGTCTCGTGCAGCTCGACCGCGGCCGACAGGGTGAAGTCGACGGTCTTCACGTCCGACTCGACTGCGTTGTAGCGGCCGACCCAGTCGCGGTCGTACTCGGTGGCCAGGCCGAACGGTGCGCTGATGCTCGCGCCGACGGTCAGGCCTTCGAACGCGCCGTGCAGCGGGGCGACGATCGCAATCGCCGGGACCGCGGTCGGGTCGCCCGGGTCGCCGCCATCACCGCCGGTCAGCGGCTGCGCCAGCGGCGTGCCGGCCGCGGCCTGGCCGCCGCCGGTGAATTCGGCATTGAGGTCGATGATGGTCGCGTCGATCTGCACCGTGGTGCGGTCGAGGTTGACCATCGCGGCCGGATTGTTGGAAACGACCGAGGCATCATCCTGCGCCACGGCGGTACCGGCGTTGGCACGGCCGAGGTTCTTGACGCTGTTCTCGCGGATCTGGAAGCCGGTGGCGTGGGCCTGGCCAAGCGCGAGTACGCCGGCGATGCCCAGCGCGAGCGCCGTGAGGGTGGTGCGGTGTGCGTGATGCATGCGTGTGGTCTCCATTGGAGTTTTATGTTTTTCTTCGGCCCTGCCTGCAGCGCCGGCCGGGCCGGTCACCGGCGGGCGCCGGGGCTGCCGCCATACGGCGCCGTCTGCACTATAGCGTGCCGATTAACCCCGCGCTAACAATGCCCCGGAAGCGAGGACCCGCCTTGTTCCTGTCCATTCCGTCGCGCCAGAAGCCGCCTCTCCGATGGGCCACGCCGCTGCTTTTCGCGGCTCTCTGGGGCAGCTTCACCTGGCTGGCCTGGGCCCCGGCGGCCGAGCAGTCGAGGTGGGTCATGGAGTGGGGCGCGTTGTCGGGCGGGCTGACCACGCCCGCGGCCTGGCAGGCCGCGCCGGGCGACGGCAGCCTGCTGCGGCTGGTCACGGCGCTGTTCCTGCACGCCGACTGGGCCCATCTGTTGGGCAACCTGGTGTTCCTGCTGATCTTCGGGCTGCCGGCCGAACGCGCGATGGGCCCGTGGCGGTTCGTACTGCTGTTCCTCGTGGGCGGCGCGGTGGCCAACCTGGCCGCGGTGCTGGCCATCGGCACCCCGGACCGGCTGATCATCGGAGCCAGCGGCGCGGTGTCGGCCCTGATCGGTGCCTACCTGGCGCTGTTCCCCTCGGCCAAGCTGGGCGTGGTGGTGCCGCTGGGACTGTTCCTGCAATTCGTCAAAGTGCCCGCACCGCTCCTCATCGGCGTCTGGGCGGCGTTGCAGGTGGTGTTTACCTTCATCGGCCCGGCATTCGGCGCGGTGGCCTGGTCGGCCCACCTGGCGGGATTCGCGTTCGGTGGCGCGTTCGCATTGCTGGCACGGGCCGGCATCGCCCGTCGGTTGCGGCGGCGACGCGGGTTCTGAGGTCCGGCGTCAGCCCTCGACCGGCACAGCGTCCCCGTCCGCGTGATCGTTCGCACCGGCACCGGCATCAGCACCGGGGCTCGCTCCCGCGACCAGCTTCTTGAGCTCGGCGAGGGCCGCAGTGACGTGGCCCTCGCCCTCCAGCACCTCGCCGGCGTTGATGCCGGGCAGCGCCTCGCCGTCGCCGTCGTCGGGCACTTCCGCCCCCAGGTGACCCGGCAGGTCGGCCTCGGTGTAGCCGGCCGGGCGGCCGTCGTCACCACCCTCCTCGGCGTGCAGGACCACGTCGGGCACGATGCCGAGCGCCTGGATCGAACGTCCATCCGGGGTGTAATAGCGCGCGGTGGTGAGCTTGACCGAGTCGCCGTTGTCGAGTGGCAGCACGGTCTGCACCGAGCCCTTGCCGAAGGTGCGGCTGCCGACGATACGGGCACGGCCGTTGTCGCCGAGCGCGCCGGCCAGCACCTCCGAGGCGCTGGCCGAACCGGCGTCGACCAGCACCACCACCGGCGCGCCATCCAGGCGGTCGCCCGGGGTGGCGCTGAAGGTGGCGTCGCTGACCGGGATGCGCCCGCGCGTGCTGACGATGCCGCCGTCCTCCAGCAGCGCGTCGGCGATCTGCACGGCCGAGTTGAGCAGCCCACCCGGGTTGCTGCGCAGGTCGATCACCAGCCCGCGCAGGCGGCCACCGGCCTGCGTGGCAAGCTCGCCCAGCTGGCGTTCGAAATCGGCGGCGGTGTCGGCCTGGAAGGTGCTGACGCGCAGGTAGCCGAAGCCCGGCTCGAGCATCCGGCTGCGCACGCTGGCGATGCGGATGGTCTGGCGTTCGACGGTCAGCTTGACCGGCTCGTCGGCCCCGTCGCGCAGGATGGTCAACTCGACACTGGTACCGGCTTCGCCGCGCAGCGGGGTCGAGCTGTCGCCTTCGCCGGCGCGCAGCGGCTTGCCGTCGACGGCGACGATGAGGTCGCCGGCCTTGACCCCGGCGCGGGCGGCCGGGGTGTCATCGATTGGCGCGATCACGCGCAGGCTGCCGTCGGGCTGGCGGAAGATCTCGACCCCGATGCCGTCGTAGTTGCCGCGCGCCTGCTCCTCGAAATCGTCGGTGGCGTCGGCTTCCAGGTAGGCGCTGTGCGGGTCGAGGTCGAGCAGCAACCCCCGAATCGCGGAGTGCATGAGTTGCTCGTCGTCGACCGGCTCGACGTATGCCGCCTTGACCGCGCTGTACACCGCCACGTACCGGCGGATCTCGTCGAGCGGGATGTTGGATGCCGACGCCGCCGCGGCATCCTTCGCGGGTGGTTGCGCGGCCTGCTGCGCGGTGACCGGAAGGCTGGCCAGCGACAGGCCGATGGCGAGGGCGAGCGGAACGAGGCGGCGATGGGGCATCAGGCGGACTCCGGGGGACACGGGCTACGGTCACGAGTTACGGACCGGGGGCAGCCGCGGTCGTTCAACCAAGTATGTCGACCGGCAGGGCCGGCGTCAGCCGACCTTAAGTCGCGGGTGCGGAAGTTTCCGTAAATCCCGCGCAGCGCCTCAGCGGCGGAGCCAGCTGCCCGGATCGACCGGTTCGCCGTTGCGGCGCAATTCGAAGTACAGCGCCGGGCGCCCGTGCCCGCCGGAACTCCCCACCGTCGCGACCCGGTCGCCACGCTTCACCGCGTCGCCGGCATCGCGCAGGAGCGCGTCGTTGTGGGCGTACAGGCTCATGTAGCCGTTGCCGTGGTCGATGATCAGGATCAGGCCGAAGCCACTCATCCACTCCGAATAGACGACGGTGCCGTCGGCCACCGCGGTCACCGGCGTGCCGGCGGCCGCGCCGATCAGCAGGCCATCGCTGGCGCGGCCATCCGGCAGCTTCGCGCGGTAGCCGGCGAGCAGGTTGCCGGCCAGTGGCCAGCCCGCGCCACCGACGGCCGGGCCGGTGGCGACGACCGGCGACGGCCTGGGCGACGGCGTCACGGTGCCACCCGCTGCGGCGGCCTCGCGCGCTTCGCGCGCCTCGCGCTCGGCCTTGGCCGCTGCCGCCGCGCGACGCTGGGCCTCGGCCCGCGCCGCCGCCGCGCGCAGCTTCTCCAGCAGCTGCTCCAGCCCCTTGGCATCTCGGCCCAGCGCCTTCTCGCGGCTGCGGCGGTCCTCGAAGCTCCGGTCCAGCCGGGCCACGACCTCGCGACGGGCCTTGCGGTCCTTTTCCAGTTGCGCGAGCTGTTGCTGCTGGCGCACGCGGGCGGCCTCCAGCTCGGCACGGCGTGTATCGATGCGTGCCTGCACGGCATCCAGCTCGGCCAGTGCGCCGGTCAGCTCCGCGATGCGCGCGGCGCGGTCGCGCTGCACGTAGCGGTGGTAGGCGAGCAGTCGGTTGGCATCGGCGACCCGGTCCTGGGCGAGCAGCAGTTTCAACGGTGCCGCGTCGCCCTGCGCGTAGGCCGCGCGCAGCAATCGCGCGAGTTCCTCGCGGCGTCCGCCAAGGGTGTCTTCGAGGTCGCTGCGTTGCTGTTGGAGTTTCGCCAGTTCCGCCTCGCTGGCGGCCAGTTCGGCCTCCACCGCGGCGAGCGCGCGGCCGGTGCGGGCGACCTGTTCGTCGGCCTTGCGCAACTCGCGAGTAGCGGCGCCACGTTGTGACTCGATCTCACGCCGCTCGCTGGCGACCGACTTGAGCTCCTTGCGGACCGACTCGAGCTTGCGCTCGGCCTCGCGGCTGCTCTGCGCCGAGGCACTCCCGGCGGCAACCGCGGCGAGCGCGATCGACAGGAGCAGCCGGGCGACGCCGTGCCGCATCAGCCTGCGGGCCTGTCCAGCAGCAGCGACTGGCCGGTCATCTCGGCAGGCACCGGCACGCCCAGCAGGTCGAGCAGCGTCGGCGCGACGTCGCGCAGGGCGCCGCCACTGCGCAGCGTCGCCGGCCGCGGCCCGAGGTAGGCCAGCGGCACCGGCCCGACGGTGTGTGAGGTATGAGGTTGTCCGGTCTGCGCGTCGCGCATCATCTCGACATTGCCGTGGTCGGCCGTGACCAGCAGCGCGCCGCCGGTGTCGCGCACCGCCGCCACCACCGCGCCGATCGCGAGGTCCACCGCCTCGACCGCCTTGATCGCCGCCTCCAGGCTGCCGCTGTGGCCCACCATGTCGGGGTTGGCGATGTTGCAGATCGCCACGTCGATCGCGCCGGAGCGGATCGCCGCCGTGAGCTTCTCGGTGACCTCCGGGCAGCTCATCTCCGGTTGCAGGTCGTAGGTGGCGACCTGCGGGCTCGGCACCAGGATGCGTGTCTCGCCGGGATACTCGTCCTCGCGCCCGCCGCTGAAGAAGAAGGTGACGTGCGCGTACTTCTCGGTTTCGGCGATGCGCAGCTGGCGCAGGCCGTGGTCGGCGAGCACCTCGCCCAGCGTGTTGCGCAGGTCCTCGGGCCCGAACGCGACCGGCGCCGGCAGGCTGGCGTCGTACTCGGTCAGGCAAGTGAAACGCACCAGTGCCGGCCGGCGCGCCGGGAAGCCGTCGAACCCGGGCGCCACGAACGCCGCCGCCAGCTGGCGTGCACGGTCGGCGCGGAAGTTCATGAACACGGCCGCGTCGCCATCGCGCATCGGCACCGGCGTGCCGACCACCGTCGGCAGCACGAACTCGTCGTTCTCGCCACGCGCATAGGCGGAATCCAGCGCGTGGGCAGCGTCGTTGGCGCGGTGCGCGGCCTGGCCTTCGACGATGGCATCCCAGGCTTGGCGCAGCCGGTCCCAGCGCCGGTCCCGGTCCATCGCGAAGTAGCGGCCGCTGACGCTGGCGACGCGCGCGTTGCCGGCCGCGGCGCAGGCGGCGTGGAGCTTGGCCAGGCTGGGCGCAGCCGAACGCGGAGGCATGTCGCGGCCATCGAGGAAGGCATGCACGGCGACGTCGGCCACCTTCTCGCGACGCGCCATCTCGATCATCGCCAGGATGTGGTCCTCGTGGCTGTGCACGCCGCCAGGCGACAGCAGGCCCAGCAGGTGCAGCGTGCCGCCGGTGTTGCTCACCGCGGCGCAGGCGGTGCGCAGCTCTTCGTTGGCGAAAAAGCTGCCGTCCTCGATCGCCGCGTCGATCCGGGTCAGGTCCTGGTAGACGATCCGGCCGGCACCCAGGTTCATGTGGCCGACTTCGGAGTTGCCCATCTGGCCGTCCGGCAGGCCGACGTGGCGGCCCTCGGTGTGGATCAGGGTGTGGGGGACCGATCCGACCAGGGCATCCCAGTGCGGCAGGTGGGCCTGCGCGAGCGCGTTGTCGGCCGGGTCCTCGCGGTGCCCCCAGCCATCCAGGATCAGCAGTACGACGGGGCGGATGGCGGGCGCGGCGGGCTCGGGCACGTCGTTGGTTCCAGTGACTTCGGACAGGTGCGGATTGTAGCGAAGCGGGATATCAAGGACCCCTGCATTAAACCGCCGCCGGCCGCGGTGCATCCCAACCGGCATGACCCGCTACCAATGGACCCCCGACATGAGCCTACGCCCCACCGCCTCCGCGCTTCTTCCACTCGCCCTCGCCGCCGTTTTCGCGGTGTCGTCCCCGGCGTTTGGCCAGGACCACAGCAAGATCAATGGCAGCATCCACGTGGAGGACGGGCAGAAGGCCGGCGATCTCGACACCGTCAACGGCAGCATCAGGGTGGGCGAGAACGCCACCGCCGGTGACGCGGAAACCGTCAACGGCAGCATCAAGGTCTACGACGGGGCGGGCGTAGGCGGCCTTGCGACGGTCAACGGGAGCATCAAGGTCGGCAGCCAGGTGACGGTCGGCGACGACGTCGAAACCGTCAACGGCAGCATCTTCATCGACCGCGGCGGCAACGTGGGCGGCGACATCGAGACCGTCAACGGGGCCATCGGCCTGGTCGACACCGACGTGGCCGGCGGCATCGCGACCGTCAACGGTGACCTCACGGTCGGCATCGGTTCGCACGTGCGCGGCGGCATCCACTACGAGAAGCCGGGCACGCAGTTGATCTCGTTCAAGCGGCGCGACCCGCGGGTGGTCATCGGTCCGGATGCCCGGGTCGACGGGCCGCTGGTGTTCGAGCACTCGGTCTCCCTGTATGTCCACGAGACCGCCTCCATCGGACCGGTGACCGGTGCGACCGCGGTCCGCTACAGCGGCGCACGCGCGCCCGCCGGCGACTGACGAGGTTGGTTTTGCGGTGCCTGCCGGCTCGCCGGCGGGCACCGGCGCCCACGGGACAACGCTGCTAGCATCGGGCGTTCCGCAACCCCGGAGGCGCCATGTCCCGCATCCCGCTCCTGCCCGCCACCTCGCTGGTGGCCGCCGCACTTGTACTGGCTGCCTGCGACCGGCCGGCCGAACCGACGGCGGAGACCGCCGACACCACCGCGACCCCGACCCGACCGGCCGCTGAGTTCGAGCCGTCGATCAACCCCGGCGACTTTGCCGCCCACGTCGAGCGGCTCGCCTCGGACGAGTTCGCCGGGCGCGCGCCGGGCAGCGTCGGCGAGGAAAAGACCGTCGCCTACCTGGTCGAGCAGTTCCAGCGCCTCGGCCTGCAACCGGGCAATGGCGACAGCTTCCTGCAGACGGTGCCGATGGTGGAAACTACCGCCGACCCGGCCGGCACCCGGATGACACTCGCCATCGACGGCCAGCCGCGCGAGCTCGATTT
Protein-coding sequences here:
- the putA gene encoding bifunctional proline dehydrogenase/L-glutamate gamma-semialdehyde dehydrogenase PutA, with the translated sequence MDNPSPVSGGRPAAGASVRKLVSPELPALPAGPRAAITAGWVRDEAAHVRSLLEQARLPEAEQAAAQAVAADMVTRVRARAQDQGAIEAFMRQYDLGSEEGVLLMCVAEALLRIPDEETTDKLIRDKLGEADWKRHMGKSDSVLVNASTWGLMLTGHLVDLADETRRDAHNAFKRLVGRVGEPVIRLAVRQAMKIMGHQFVMGRTIGEALARSRKGVNASYRYSYDMLGEAALTEADAQRYLQAYRDAIAAIGSSGDFHSADVFGTPSISVKLSALHPRYEHAKRARVLAELTPRVLELAQLAKQHGIGFTVDAEEADRLELSLDVFAGAYADGSLDGWEGCGLAVQAYQKRAPEVIDFIAHLARQHGRRIPVRLVKGAYWDTEIKRAQVDCHPGYPVFTRKPNTDVSYLANARRMLDAADAIYPMFATHNAQTIATVHRMSRLGGKRVEFEFQKLHGMGDDLYAEVIPADRLDVPCRVYAPVGSHEDLLPYLVRRLLENGANSSFVNRITDEDVAIDDLIRDPVQTVSGFETIPHPRIPLPVDVYRSFAGSMQYCDRSNSMGVNLADDDRLRTLAQQINAAVRDDWFAEPLVPGATPAGEWLQVTNPADRREVVGRWLPADSATVERAVVNAVAAQPKWDATPAASRAAILEHAANLLESRMAEFIAMCTKDAGKTIPDGVGEVREAVDFLRYYACQARKLFTVEALPSPTGETNTLQLHGRGAFVCISPWNFPLAIYIGQVAAALATGNSVIAKPAEQTNLVGYAATRLLHEAGVPEDVLQFLPGDGLTVGAALTKDPRIAGVAFTGSNETANAINRALASRDGAIGVLIAETGGQNALIADSSALPEQLVKDAMSSAFTSAGQRCSAARVLFVQEDIADKVVTMLAGAMAELKVGDPGLLSTDVGPVIDEDALKTLHAHAERMDREASPIATVAMGEDTAHGSFFAPRAYALRSLDQLEREVFGPVLHVIRWKAGELDKVIDAVNSTGYGLTLGVHSRIDETVEKIAARIKVGNCYVNRNQVGAVVGVQPFGGQGLSGTGPKAGGPHYLPRFTTEKTITINTTASGGNASLLTLGE
- a CDS encoding OmpP1/FadL family transporter; amino-acid sequence: MHHAHRTTLTALALGIAGVLALGQAHATGFQIRENSVKNLGRANAGTAVAQDDASVVSNNPAAMVNLDRTTVQIDATIIDLNAEFTGGGQAAAGTPLAQPLTGGDGGDPGDPTAVPAIAIVAPLHGAFEGLTVGASISAPFGLATEYDRDWVGRYNAVESDVKTVDFTLSAAVELHETFSVGVGLIYQHADVTLSNAVDFGSGICRVNIAACITPDPVNAPFGPQKNDGFVEVSGTDNGLGWLLGFQFRPTERLAIGYSHHSEIDHEIDGDVDFTVPAAVVAAMGPMAVAYADGPGGAKLTTPSVDTLSVQYDFTDSFRMMADIQRTGWESLQAVNIERSNGTPIASEQFQWEDSTMVALGGEYDLNEAFTLRAGAAVDETPTNDEHRTPRLPDNDRQLYTVGLTWHASPNLSIDAAYMRIEIDSPTVESVSSSGSVLVGEFEGHANLFGVAAQYKF
- a CDS encoding rhomboid family intramembrane serine protease, with product MFLSIPSRQKPPLRWATPLLFAALWGSFTWLAWAPAAEQSRWVMEWGALSGGLTTPAAWQAAPGDGSLLRLVTALFLHADWAHLLGNLVFLLIFGLPAERAMGPWRFVLLFLVGGAVANLAAVLAIGTPDRLIIGASGAVSALIGAYLALFPSAKLGVVVPLGLFLQFVKVPAPLLIGVWAALQVVFTFIGPAFGAVAWSAHLAGFAFGGAFALLARAGIARRLRRRRGF
- a CDS encoding S41 family peptidase, yielding MPHRRLVPLALAIGLSLASLPVTAQQAAQPPAKDAAAASASNIPLDEIRRYVAVYSAVKAAYVEPVDDEQLMHSAIRGLLLDLDPHSAYLEADATDDFEEQARGNYDGIGVEIFRQPDGSLRVIAPIDDTPAARAGVKAGDLIVAVDGKPLRAGEGDSSTPLRGEAGTSVELTILRDGADEPVKLTVERQTIRIASVRSRMLEPGFGYLRVSTFQADTAADFERQLGELATQAGGRLRGLVIDLRSNPGGLLNSAVQIADALLEDGGIVSTRGRIPVSDATFSATPGDRLDGAPVVVLVDAGSASASEVLAGALGDNGRARIVGSRTFGKGSVQTVLPLDNGDSVKLTTARYYTPDGRSIQALGIVPDVVLHAEEGGDDGRPAGYTEADLPGHLGAEVPDDGDGEALPGINAGEVLEGEGHVTAALAELKKLVAGASPGADAGAGANDHADGDAVPVEG
- a CDS encoding murein hydrolase activator EnvC family protein: MRHGVARLLLSIALAAVAAGSASAQSSREAERKLESVRKELKSVASERREIESQRGAATRELRKADEQVARTGRALAAVEAELAASEAELAKLQQQRSDLEDTLGGRREELARLLRAAYAQGDAAPLKLLLAQDRVADANRLLAYHRYVQRDRAARIAELTGALAELDAVQARIDTRRAELEAARVRQQQQLAQLEKDRKARREVVARLDRSFEDRRSREKALGRDAKGLEQLLEKLRAAAARAEAQRRAAAAAKAEREAREAREAAAAGGTVTPSPRPSPVVATGPAVGGAGWPLAGNLLAGYRAKLPDGRASDGLLIGAAAGTPVTAVADGTVVYSEWMSGFGLILIIDHGNGYMSLYAHNDALLRDAGDAVKRGDRVATVGSSGGHGRPALYFELRRNGEPVDPGSWLRR
- the gpmI gene encoding 2,3-bisphosphoglycerate-independent phosphoglycerate mutase, which produces MPEPAAPAIRPVVLLILDGWGHREDPADNALAQAHLPHWDALVGSVPHTLIHTEGRHVGLPDGQMGNSEVGHMNLGAGRIVYQDLTRIDAAIEDGSFFANEELRTACAAVSNTGGTLHLLGLLSPGGVHSHEDHILAMIEMARREKVADVAVHAFLDGRDMPPRSAAPSLAKLHAACAAAGNARVASVSGRYFAMDRDRRWDRLRQAWDAIVEGQAAHRANDAAHALDSAYARGENDEFVLPTVVGTPVPMRDGDAAVFMNFRADRARQLAAAFVAPGFDGFPARRPALVRFTCLTEYDASLPAPVAFGPEDLRNTLGEVLADHGLRQLRIAETEKYAHVTFFFSGGREDEYPGETRILVPSPQVATYDLQPEMSCPEVTEKLTAAIRSGAIDVAICNIANPDMVGHSGSLEAAIKAVEAVDLAIGAVVAAVRDTGGALLVTADHGNVEMMRDAQTGQPHTSHTVGPVPLAYLGPRPATLRSGGALRDVAPTLLDLLGVPVPAEMTGQSLLLDRPAG
- a CDS encoding DUF4097 family beta strand repeat-containing protein, translating into MSLRPTASALLPLALAAVFAVSSPAFGQDHSKINGSIHVEDGQKAGDLDTVNGSIRVGENATAGDAETVNGSIKVYDGAGVGGLATVNGSIKVGSQVTVGDDVETVNGSIFIDRGGNVGGDIETVNGAIGLVDTDVAGGIATVNGDLTVGIGSHVRGGIHYEKPGTQLISFKRRDPRVVIGPDARVDGPLVFEHSVSLYVHETASIGPVTGATAVRYSGARAPAGD